In one window of Janthinobacterium sp. 1_2014MBL_MicDiv DNA:
- a CDS encoding FAD-binding oxidoreductase, producing the protein MTDQTDFLAACRDLLGDAYVLTGDADTAPFLTDWRDRFTGKALAVLRPATVEQVAGVLRACAQWRIPVVPQGGNTGLVLGSIPDAAGTAIVLSLARLNGIRALDPVNRTITVDAGCILQTIQEAATAAGCLFPLSLAAEGSCTIGGNLATNAGGTAVLRYGNTRELCLGLEVVTPQGEIWSGLRGLRKDNTGYDLRDLYIGAEGTLGVITGAVMKLYPQPKACITALAAMPSPAHALRLLSLMQDHCGASLTGFELMSQYCLQLVAEQFPQLPRPFAEAHGQYVLLELSSSQSEAHAVELLEASIGAALEDGLIDDAVVASSVAQSEGLWQLREHIPLAQAQAGKNIKHDISLPISRIADFITVTDAALAAAFPGCQLVCFGHLGDGNLHYNVAPPAGMTDGDFLANQDAINRIVHDRVDGFGGSISAEHGIGALKKADLAHYKSPLELQLMRAVKQALDPQNIMNPGKIL; encoded by the coding sequence ATGACAGACCAGACCGACTTCCTCGCCGCCTGCCGCGACCTGCTGGGCGACGCCTACGTACTGACCGGCGACGCCGACACGGCGCCCTTCCTCACCGACTGGCGCGACAGGTTCACCGGCAAGGCCCTGGCCGTGCTGCGTCCCGCCACGGTGGAACAGGTGGCCGGCGTGCTGCGCGCCTGCGCGCAATGGCGGATTCCCGTCGTGCCGCAAGGCGGCAACACGGGCCTGGTCCTGGGCAGCATCCCCGACGCGGCCGGCACGGCCATCGTGCTGTCGCTGGCGCGCCTGAACGGCATCCGCGCGCTCGATCCCGTCAACCGCACCATCACGGTTGACGCAGGCTGCATCCTGCAAACCATCCAGGAAGCGGCCACCGCCGCCGGCTGCCTGTTTCCCCTGTCGCTGGCGGCCGAGGGCAGCTGCACCATCGGCGGCAATCTGGCCACCAACGCGGGCGGCACGGCCGTGCTGCGCTACGGCAACACGCGCGAGCTGTGCCTGGGCCTGGAAGTGGTCACGCCGCAAGGCGAGATCTGGAGCGGCTTGCGCGGTTTGCGCAAGGACAATACCGGCTACGATTTGCGCGACCTGTACATCGGCGCCGAGGGGACCTTGGGCGTGATCACGGGCGCGGTGATGAAGCTCTACCCGCAACCGAAAGCCTGCATCACGGCGCTGGCCGCCATGCCCTCGCCCGCCCACGCCCTGCGTCTGTTAAGCCTGATGCAGGACCATTGCGGCGCCAGCCTGACGGGTTTTGAACTGATGTCGCAGTACTGCCTGCAGCTGGTGGCCGAGCAGTTCCCGCAGCTGCCGCGCCCCTTTGCCGAAGCGCACGGCCAGTACGTGCTGCTCGAACTGTCCAGCAGCCAGTCCGAGGCGCACGCCGTGGAATTGCTGGAAGCGAGCATCGGCGCGGCCCTCGAAGACGGCTTGATCGACGACGCCGTCGTCGCCAGCTCCGTGGCGCAATCCGAAGGCCTGTGGCAGCTGCGCGAGCACATTCCGCTGGCGCAGGCGCAAGCCGGCAAGAACATCAAGCACGACATCTCGCTGCCGATTTCGCGCATCGCCGATTTCATCACCGTCACGGATGCGGCCCTGGCAGCGGCCTTCCCCGGCTGCCAGCTCGTATGCTTCGGCCACCTGGGCGACGGCAACCTGCATTACAACGTGGCGCCGCCAGCCGGCATGACCGATGGCGACTTCCTTGCCAACCAGGATGCCATCAACCGCATCGTGCACGACCGGGTGGACGGCTTTGGCGGTTCCATCTCGGCCGAACACGGCATCGGTGCCCTGAAAAAGGCGGACCTGGCGCACTACAAGTCGCCGCTGGAACTGCAGCTGATGCGCGCCGTCAAGCAGGCGCTGGACCCGCAAAACATCATGAATCCTGGGAAGATATTGTGA
- a CDS encoding FtsX-like permease family protein: MPELTRQPGPPASPRLLSRWLLLGEWRAHPVRALVAILAIAIGVSLGFAIHLINAAAFNEFSTAVKSLSGQADVQVAGREALFDESIYPWLAQRDGVAVASPVLELQAGVAGKAGKDGGPLHILALDVFRAGHISPDLIGAPAEGQPFDTLADDAIFLSPAALRWLGLAQGDTLALQSGTGKVPLRVAGSLQRARAGQRIAVMDIGAAQWRFDRLGKLSRIDLKLRQGVNRDAFLADLTRALETQYPGRFHVGQPNDENENSRNNNLSRAYRVNLTVLALVALFTGAFLVFSTQALSVIRRRSQFALLRVLGMERGQLLRQVLLEGASLGIVGAALGIAGGYAMAAVALRFFGGDLGAGYFAGVQPQVQFTPVAAFVYFALGLGVALLGCAAPALEAARAAPAIALKSGSEEVVTTRLAKTWPALACLLLAGALTLLPPVFELPLFGYLSIALLLIGAIALMPQLAAVVFRAAQAAWLRTETSQHAPVRSLTLARLANASGQAGIALGGVLSSFSLMVAMAIMVSSFRVSVDDWLLQVLPADVYARTAASGGTGGLNPREQAAIAALPGVARADFQRVRSLSLAPDRPNVALLARPINLQDPGKSMVLVGDSLPVPAGSRPVWLSEAAADLYSVKPGQPIALPLAGGLHGFFVAGIWRDYARSSGAIQMPLADYRALSADMDVSDAALWLDKNATGEQLQQRLKALPFGASLEVSNPSAIRALSLQIFDRSFAVTYLLEAIAIVIGLFGVAATFSAQTLARAREFGMLRHVGVTRGQILAILAFEGGALTALGIATGFVLGLLISFVLVFIVNPQSFHWTMQLHLPWPLIATVAGALLTAAAATALIAGRQALSADPIRAVREDW; encoded by the coding sequence GTGCCTGAATTGACCCGGCAGCCGGGCCCGCCCGCGTCCCCGCGCCTGCTGTCGCGCTGGCTGCTGCTGGGCGAATGGCGCGCCCATCCCGTGCGCGCCCTCGTCGCCATCCTGGCCATCGCCATCGGCGTGTCGCTGGGCTTTGCCATCCACCTGATTAACGCGGCCGCCTTCAATGAATTCTCCACGGCCGTGAAAAGCCTGTCCGGCCAGGCCGACGTGCAGGTGGCCGGGCGCGAAGCGCTGTTCGACGAAAGCATCTATCCATGGCTGGCGCAGCGCGACGGCGTGGCCGTCGCTTCGCCCGTGCTGGAATTGCAGGCTGGCGTGGCAGGAAAAGCCGGCAAGGATGGCGGTCCGCTGCATATCCTCGCGCTCGACGTCTTCCGCGCCGGCCATATCTCTCCCGACCTGATCGGCGCGCCCGCCGAAGGCCAGCCTTTCGACACCCTGGCCGACGACGCCATCTTCCTGTCCCCCGCCGCCTTGCGCTGGCTCGGTCTGGCGCAGGGCGACACGCTCGCGCTGCAATCGGGCACGGGCAAGGTGCCGCTGCGCGTGGCCGGCTCGCTGCAGCGCGCACGCGCCGGCCAGCGCATCGCCGTGATGGATATCGGCGCGGCGCAGTGGCGCTTCGACAGGCTGGGCAAGCTGTCGCGCATCGACTTGAAACTGCGCCAGGGTGTCAACCGCGACGCCTTCCTGGCGGACCTGACGCGCGCGCTGGAAACGCAGTATCCGGGGCGCTTCCACGTGGGCCAGCCCAACGACGAGAACGAAAATAGCCGCAACAATAACCTGAGCCGCGCCTACCGCGTCAACCTGACCGTGCTGGCGCTCGTCGCCCTGTTTACGGGCGCCTTCCTCGTCTTTTCCACGCAGGCGCTGTCCGTCATCCGCCGCCGCAGCCAGTTCGCGCTGCTGCGCGTGCTGGGCATGGAACGGGGCCAGCTGCTGCGCCAGGTGCTGCTGGAAGGCGCCAGCCTCGGCATCGTGGGCGCCGCGCTGGGCATCGCCGGCGGCTACGCGATGGCGGCCGTGGCCCTGCGCTTCTTTGGCGGCGACCTGGGCGCCGGCTATTTCGCCGGCGTGCAGCCGCAGGTCCAGTTCACGCCCGTTGCCGCCTTCGTGTATTTCGCGCTGGGTCTCGGCGTGGCCTTGCTGGGCTGCGCCGCGCCCGCGCTGGAAGCGGCGCGCGCCGCCCCCGCCATCGCCCTGAAATCGGGCAGCGAGGAAGTCGTCACGACGCGCCTGGCGAAAACCTGGCCCGCGCTGGCCTGTTTGCTGCTGGCCGGCGCCCTGACGTTGCTGCCGCCCGTGTTCGAGCTGCCGCTGTTCGGCTACCTGTCCATCGCCCTGCTGCTGATCGGCGCCATCGCCCTGATGCCGCAGCTGGCCGCCGTCGTCTTCCGCGCCGCGCAGGCGGCATGGCTGCGCACGGAAACGAGCCAGCATGCGCCCGTGCGCAGCCTGACCCTGGCGCGCCTGGCGAATGCCTCGGGCCAAGCCGGCATCGCCCTCGGCGGCGTGCTGTCGAGCTTTAGCCTGATGGTGGCCATGGCCATCATGGTGTCGAGCTTCCGCGTTTCCGTCGACGACTGGCTGCTGCAAGTGCTGCCGGCCGACGTGTATGCGCGCACGGCCGCCAGCGGCGGCACCGGTGGCCTGAATCCGCGCGAACAGGCCGCCATCGCCGCCCTGCCCGGCGTGGCGAGGGCCGACTTCCAGCGCGTGCGCTCGCTGTCGCTGGCACCGGACCGGCCCAACGTGGCGCTGCTGGCGCGCCCCATCAACTTGCAGGACCCGGGCAAGAGCATGGTACTGGTGGGCGACTCCCTGCCCGTGCCGGCTGGCAGCCGGCCCGTCTGGCTGTCCGAGGCGGCGGCCGACCTGTACAGCGTCAAGCCGGGACAGCCGATCGCGCTGCCGCTGGCCGGCGGCCTGCACGGCTTTTTTGTCGCCGGCATCTGGCGCGACTATGCGCGCTCGTCCGGGGCGATCCAGATGCCGCTGGCCGACTACCGCGCCCTGAGCGCCGACATGGATGTCAGCGATGCGGCCCTGTGGCTGGACAAGAACGCCACGGGCGAACAGCTGCAGCAGCGCCTGAAGGCCCTGCCGTTCGGCGCCAGCCTGGAAGTATCGAATCCGTCGGCCATCCGCGCCCTGAGCCTGCAGATCTTCGACCGCAGCTTCGCCGTCACGTATCTGCTGGAAGCCATCGCCATCGTCATCGGCCTGTTTGGCGTGGCCGCCACGTTCTCGGCCCAGACCCTGGCCCGCGCGCGCGAATTCGGCATGCTGCGCCATGTGGGCGTGACGCGCGGACAGATCCTCGCCATCCTGGCGTTCGAGGGCGGCGCGCTGACGGCGCTGGGCATCGCCACCGGTTTTGTCCTCGGCCTGTTGATCAGCTTTGTACTGGTCTTCATCGTCAATCCGCAATCGTTCCACTGGACCATGCAGCTGCACCTGCCCTGGCCATTGATCGCCACCGTGGCCGGCGCCCTGCTGACGGCAGCCGCCGCCACGGCCCTCATCGCGGGGCGCCAGGCGCTGTCCGCTGACCCCATCCGCGCCGTCAGGGAGGACTGGTAA
- a CDS encoding DUF6630 family protein yields the protein MINTAALFGTAVLPGQADFDTDTITGLAEWRLDTPMLFKLLIGDGAQAVAWPVYGDGEDCACVLAAPMAQAQASWQALSALMDKPRDAAAIVARSAIGALLAGGQPWLVLDCVQLIPHDIDTPAYAAALEALRAEAQALHSALLRGDREALAPLLAAGAASPATGYWSATTSAQLADVEELDTDELPFLQGLEVRKWIEDALCYEVARAGQPELLGMVTPYGRWIVPLSLNAVALDSHDADDGWITYATAAQPDAHGVLDLNGTVVLPPAPGALYVISPHLLQQIAPDGASRLLRLPDGALLIDGVDNIGQRDDGHIDIERQTKDDDERNVCGVIDATGKVLLPTAYSSVQDFGTKKKIAIVSQRIAGRYLFGLANAKGELLAPCRYEAIDCATTSSPPRLRKNLIFAIDAQGLACMLTPDGKQAFTPLYPPAHHLRGVAVQSDFLYVVKDGMAWTMDFTGQLLEQLDTVDNFKAAITAQLSEAMGLGKKKAPPRNSFTPAQILAQADREQLRAMAALLLLGDAALAQRCVEVTLEELAEDDPEEEYEGDTPAAACFFLLWSTAAHVLGHGTTLDWKAVDEVPRIARHIDLPALRDFTWADQHDGDAMADGLAAIAAHLAPHQLRLVNMHGGEDTYYLGVVRACDTAAFGKVALQAALRPVLL from the coding sequence ATGATCAATACCGCAGCCCTGTTCGGCACCGCCGTCCTGCCCGGCCAAGCCGATTTCGACACCGACACGATTACCGGCCTGGCCGAATGGCGGCTGGACACGCCCATGCTGTTCAAGCTGCTCATCGGCGACGGTGCACAAGCCGTCGCCTGGCCCGTCTACGGCGATGGCGAGGACTGCGCCTGCGTGCTGGCCGCGCCGATGGCGCAGGCGCAGGCCAGCTGGCAAGCCTTGTCCGCACTGATGGACAAGCCGCGCGACGCGGCCGCCATCGTCGCGCGCAGCGCCATCGGCGCCCTGCTGGCCGGCGGCCAGCCGTGGCTGGTGCTCGATTGCGTGCAGCTGATCCCGCACGATATCGACACGCCGGCATACGCGGCCGCGCTCGAGGCCCTGCGCGCCGAAGCGCAAGCGTTGCACTCGGCCCTGCTGCGCGGCGACCGGGAAGCGCTGGCGCCGCTGCTGGCCGCCGGCGCCGCATCGCCCGCGACCGGCTACTGGTCGGCCACGACCAGCGCGCAGCTGGCCGATGTCGAGGAACTCGACACGGACGAACTACCCTTCCTGCAGGGCCTGGAAGTGCGCAAGTGGATTGAGGACGCGCTGTGCTACGAAGTGGCCAGGGCCGGACAGCCCGAACTGCTGGGCATGGTCACGCCGTACGGCCGCTGGATCGTGCCGCTGTCGCTGAACGCGGTTGCGCTGGACAGCCACGACGCGGACGATGGCTGGATCACCTACGCCACGGCCGCCCAGCCCGATGCGCACGGCGTGCTGGACCTGAACGGCACGGTGGTGCTGCCGCCCGCCCCCGGCGCCCTGTACGTGATCTCCCCCCACCTGCTGCAGCAGATCGCGCCGGACGGCGCCAGCCGTCTGCTGCGCCTGCCCGATGGCGCGCTGCTGATCGACGGCGTGGACAATATCGGCCAGCGCGACGATGGCCATATCGACATCGAACGCCAGACGAAGGATGACGACGAGCGCAATGTCTGCGGCGTGATCGACGCCACGGGCAAGGTGCTGCTGCCGACCGCCTACAGCTCCGTGCAGGACTTCGGCACGAAAAAGAAGATCGCCATCGTCAGCCAGCGCATAGCCGGGCGCTACCTGTTCGGCCTGGCCAACGCCAAGGGCGAGCTGCTGGCACCGTGCCGGTATGAAGCCATCGATTGCGCCACCACCTCGTCGCCGCCCAGGCTGCGCAAGAACCTGATCTTCGCCATCGACGCGCAAGGGCTGGCGTGCATGCTGACGCCCGATGGAAAACAGGCATTCACGCCCCTGTACCCGCCCGCCCACCATTTGCGCGGCGTGGCCGTGCAAAGCGATTTTCTATATGTGGTCAAGGATGGCATGGCGTGGACCATGGATTTCACGGGCCAGTTGCTGGAGCAGCTCGACACCGTGGACAACTTCAAGGCGGCCATCACGGCCCAGCTGAGCGAGGCCATGGGACTGGGCAAGAAGAAAGCGCCGCCGCGCAACAGCTTTACGCCGGCGCAGATCCTCGCGCAAGCCGACCGCGAACAGCTGCGCGCCATGGCCGCGCTGCTCTTGCTGGGCGATGCGGCGCTGGCACAGCGCTGCGTGGAGGTGACGCTGGAAGAACTGGCGGAAGACGACCCGGAGGAGGAATACGAAGGCGACACGCCGGCAGCCGCCTGTTTCTTCCTGCTCTGGTCGACGGCCGCCCACGTGCTGGGCCACGGCACCACGCTGGACTGGAAAGCGGTCGATGAAGTGCCGCGCATCGCCCGGCATATCGACCTGCCCGCGCTGCGCGATTTCACCTGGGCCGACCAGCACGATGGCGACGCCATGGCCGACGGCCTGGCCGCCATCGCCGCCCACCTGGCGCCGCATCAGCTGCGCCTGGTCAACATGCACGGCGGCGAGGACACGTATTATCTGGGCGTGGTGCGCGCGTGCGATACGGCGGCATTCGGCAAGGTGGCGCTGCAGGCGGCCCTGCGGCCAGTGCTGCTGTGA
- a CDS encoding lipocalin-like domain-containing protein, translating into MRRLTVLLMFCSATALAAPPAFAPVTPLAPGQTLRLPHDFGAHPAYKTEWWYATGWVKTGAGEQLGYQVTFFRSATAADADNPSAFAPKQLIIGHAALSDPKLGKLLHDERSAREGFGLAYAKVGDTDVKLDDWRMRRQADGSYQVSLAARDFNLQLTLAPSQPVLLQGDGGYSRKGARPAQASYYYSVPQLRTTGTIARAGGKPEAVTGATWLDHEWSSQVLDADASGWNWVGANLDDGGALMAFQIRSKTGAKLWAHAAWRDAAGKVTQFAPGDVDFTPTQLWRSPRTQAEYPVATEIRTGATRWQIKPLQPDQELDSSRSTGAVYWEGAVTVERDGQPAGRAYLEMTGYVQPMKL; encoded by the coding sequence ATGCGCCGTTTGACTGTTTTGCTCATGTTCTGCAGCGCCACCGCGCTGGCCGCGCCACCCGCCTTCGCCCCCGTCACGCCGCTGGCGCCGGGCCAGACCCTGCGCCTGCCGCACGATTTCGGCGCCCATCCGGCCTACAAGACGGAATGGTGGTACGCCACCGGGTGGGTCAAGACCGGCGCCGGGGAACAGCTGGGCTACCAGGTGACCTTCTTCCGCAGCGCCACGGCCGCCGATGCCGACAACCCCAGCGCGTTTGCGCCGAAACAGCTGATCATCGGCCATGCGGCCCTGTCCGATCCGAAGCTGGGCAAGCTGCTGCACGATGAAAGAAGCGCGCGCGAGGGCTTCGGCCTGGCCTACGCCAAGGTCGGCGACACGGACGTAAAGCTCGACGACTGGCGCATGCGGCGGCAAGCCGACGGCAGCTACCAGGTCAGCCTGGCCGCCCGCGACTTCAACCTGCAGCTGACCCTGGCCCCCTCGCAGCCGGTGCTGCTGCAGGGCGACGGCGGCTACTCGCGCAAGGGCGCGCGGCCGGCGCAGGCCAGCTATTACTACAGCGTGCCGCAATTGCGCACCACGGGCACGATCGCCCGCGCGGGCGGCAAGCCGGAAGCCGTGACGGGCGCCACCTGGCTCGATCACGAGTGGTCGAGCCAGGTGCTCGACGCGGACGCCAGCGGCTGGAACTGGGTCGGCGCCAACCTCGATGACGGCGGCGCCCTGATGGCCTTCCAGATCCGCAGCAAGACAGGTGCTAAACTATGGGCGCACGCGGCATGGCGCGACGCCGCCGGCAAGGTGACGCAGTTTGCGCCCGGCGACGTCGATTTCACCCCCACGCAGCTGTGGCGCTCGCCCCGCACGCAGGCCGAGTACCCGGTCGCCACGGAGATCCGCACGGGCGCCACGCGCTGGCAGATCAAGCCATTGCAGCCGGACCAGGAACTCGATTCGAGCAGGTCCACCGGCGCCGTATACTGGGAAGGCGCCGTCACGGTGGAGCGCGATGGCCAGCCGGCGGGCCGCGCCTACCTGGAAATGACGGGCTACGTGCAGCCGATGAAGTTGTAA
- a CDS encoding DUF4124 domain-containing protein gives MKSSSIVPMLFACLASVAGQAGAQGVYKCVKDGQTSYGETPCTGGQLQILEVPAPPPAVDKGAATRQERVASQMEAARKQREKVEDQARERAARQLEARDKHCAQLRLDQKWAAQDAVGAGDKTRDAAQLKARRAGERLAIECLN, from the coding sequence GTGAAGTCGTCGTCTATCGTGCCGATGCTGTTCGCCTGTCTGGCCAGCGTGGCCGGCCAGGCTGGCGCGCAGGGCGTGTACAAATGCGTGAAGGATGGCCAGACCAGCTATGGCGAAACACCGTGCACGGGGGGCCAGCTGCAAATCCTCGAGGTACCCGCGCCGCCGCCTGCCGTCGACAAGGGCGCGGCCACGCGCCAGGAACGGGTGGCCAGCCAGATGGAAGCGGCGCGCAAGCAGCGCGAGAAGGTCGAAGACCAGGCCCGCGAACGGGCCGCCAGGCAGCTCGAGGCGCGCGACAAGCACTGCGCCCAGCTGCGCCTCGACCAGAAATGGGCGGCGCAGGACGCCGTCGGCGCCGGCGACAAAACCCGCGATGCGGCGCAGCTCAAGGCGCGGCGCGCCGGCGAGCGCCTGGCCATCGAGTGCCTGAATTGA
- a CDS encoding YihY family inner membrane protein translates to MFLKYILPFFQYLWRTLGIGLDVVRGLTWSETRDLLQFARRRVREESLPQVAGSLTFATVFALVPLLTLALAIFTTFPLFNTFRHALEDYFVQSVMPKGISNTILDYLTTFASKATRLSAIGAGALIVTSVGMMSLIERVFNRIWRVRQERRWTKRLLVYWAIVTLGPLLVGVSLTVTSRVFIATSGVVGAVPFLGTVFYTLVSIGLTMLAFTLLYITVPNRDVDWRDAAWGGLLAALAFEAAKRGFGEFIQEFPTYSRIYGALAALPLFLVWIYLSWMITLVGALLVAALPVVKYERWWYEAAPGSEFVDAVAILKVLHQACHCADSALVGAAEIRRSTRLGFEEMETLLDKMVLQGWVGRVNVDGAVRVQWGKRVADSSDHWVLLGNVNRITLADVYRLFVFGGMRVNSGYPAGSTNERDIKAAEEAAALAAQVENAVEEGLGMSLAQHFGEVRCA, encoded by the coding sequence ATGTTTTTAAAATATATACTTCCATTCTTTCAATACCTGTGGCGTACCCTGGGCATCGGGCTTGACGTCGTGCGCGGCCTGACCTGGTCCGAAACGCGCGACCTGCTGCAGTTCGCGCGCCGCCGCGTGCGCGAGGAAAGCCTGCCGCAAGTGGCGGGCAGCCTGACGTTTGCCACCGTGTTCGCGCTGGTGCCGCTGCTGACCCTGGCCCTGGCGATCTTCACCACCTTTCCGCTGTTTAATACCTTCCGCCACGCGCTGGAAGATTATTTCGTGCAAAGCGTGATGCCCAAGGGTATTTCGAACACCATTCTCGACTACCTGACGACGTTTGCCTCGAAGGCCACGCGATTGTCGGCCATCGGCGCGGGTGCCCTGATCGTCACCTCGGTGGGCATGATGAGCTTGATCGAGCGCGTCTTCAACCGCATCTGGCGCGTGCGCCAGGAACGCCGCTGGACCAAGCGTCTGCTCGTGTACTGGGCCATCGTCACCCTGGGGCCGCTGCTGGTGGGCGTGTCGCTGACGGTGACGTCGCGCGTCTTCATCGCCACCAGCGGCGTGGTGGGCGCCGTGCCTTTCCTCGGCACCGTGTTCTACACGCTGGTGTCGATCGGCCTGACCATGCTGGCGTTCACGCTGTTGTACATCACGGTGCCGAACCGCGACGTGGACTGGCGCGACGCGGCGTGGGGCGGCTTGCTGGCGGCGCTGGCGTTCGAGGCGGCCAAGCGCGGTTTCGGCGAATTCATCCAGGAATTTCCCACGTATTCGCGCATCTATGGCGCGCTGGCCGCCTTGCCGCTGTTCCTCGTGTGGATCTACCTGAGCTGGATGATCACCCTGGTGGGCGCCTTGCTGGTGGCCGCCTTGCCCGTGGTGAAATACGAGCGCTGGTGGTACGAGGCGGCGCCCGGCAGCGAATTCGTCGACGCCGTCGCCATCCTGAAGGTGCTGCACCAGGCTTGCCATTGCGCCGATTCGGCCCTGGTGGGCGCGGCCGAGATCCGCCGCAGCACGCGCCTGGGTTTCGAGGAAATGGAAACCCTGCTCGACAAGATGGTGCTGCAGGGCTGGGTGGGCCGGGTCAACGTGGACGGCGCCGTGCGCGTGCAGTGGGGCAAGCGCGTGGCCGACAGTTCCGACCACTGGGTCTTGCTGGGCAACGTCAACCGCATCACCCTGGCCGACGTCTACCGTCTATTCGTCTTCGGCGGCATGCGCGTCAATTCCGGCTACCCGGCCGGCTCCACCAACGAGCGCGACATCAAGGCGGCCGAAGAGGCAGCCGCGCTGGCCGCGCAGGTGGAAAATGCCGTGGAGGAGGGCCTTGGCATGAGCTTGGCCCAGCATTTCGGCGAAGTGCGCTGCGCCTGA
- the wrbA gene encoding NAD(P)H:quinone oxidoreductase, producing MKPTNLIILVLFYSRHGATRQLAELIAQGVESVPGCDARLRTVPAVSTVAEATAPEVPPDGAPYVELEDLQECAGLALGSPTRFGNMAAAMKYFWDGTASDWLAGSLAGKPACVFTSTGSLHGGQESTLLSMMIPLFHHGMLVMGLPYTHPELMTTATGGSPYGATHWSGIDGDKALSDDEKRLAIALGRRLAENAAKLAGA from the coding sequence ATGAAGCCAACCAATCTGATTATTCTTGTATTGTTTTATTCACGCCATGGCGCCACGCGCCAATTGGCCGAATTGATTGCCCAGGGGGTGGAAAGCGTGCCTGGCTGCGATGCGCGCCTGCGTACCGTGCCCGCCGTCTCGACGGTGGCCGAGGCGACGGCGCCCGAGGTGCCGCCCGATGGCGCGCCCTACGTGGAGCTGGAAGACTTGCAGGAGTGCGCGGGCCTGGCCCTCGGTTCGCCCACGCGCTTCGGCAACATGGCCGCCGCCATGAAGTACTTCTGGGATGGCACGGCCAGCGACTGGCTGGCCGGCAGCCTGGCCGGCAAGCCCGCTTGCGTGTTCACGTCCACGGGCAGCCTGCATGGCGGCCAGGAATCGACGCTGCTGTCGATGATGATCCCCCTCTTCCACCACGGCATGCTGGTCATGGGCCTGCCCTACACCCACCCTGAACTGATGACGACGGCCACGGGCGGCTCGCCCTACGGCGCCACGCACTGGTCGGGCATAGACGGCGACAAGGCGCTCAGCGACGATGAAAAGCGCCTGGCCATCGCCCTGGGCCGGCGCCTGGCGGAAAACGCCGCGAAACTGGCGGGCGCCTGA
- a CDS encoding DUF2069 domain-containing protein: MHGALHKYFHWGAIASLVTLIVWCVLWETVVAPLQPGGSWVVLKAVPLLIPLYGVIKRDVYTLQWSSMVILLYFTEGVVRGYSDTNRMSALMAWSEAAIVCIYFFCAILYLRPYKKAAKRMARELLEKVNKVSIKK, translated from the coding sequence ATGCACGGCGCGCTGCACAAGTATTTTCACTGGGGCGCCATCGCCAGCCTCGTCACCCTGATCGTCTGGTGCGTGCTGTGGGAAACCGTCGTCGCCCCGCTGCAGCCGGGCGGCTCCTGGGTCGTGCTGAAAGCCGTCCCGCTGCTCATTCCCCTGTATGGCGTCATCAAGCGCGACGTCTACACCCTGCAATGGTCGTCGATGGTGATCCTGCTGTACTTTACCGAGGGCGTGGTGCGCGGCTACAGCGACACGAACCGCATGTCGGCCCTGATGGCCTGGAGCGAGGCGGCCATCGTCTGCATCTACTTCTTCTGCGCCATACTGTATCTGCGCCCGTATAAAAAGGCCGCCAAGCGCATGGCCAGGGAACTGCTGGAAAAAGTGAATAAAGTGAGCATCAAAAAATGA